Proteins encoded in a region of the Diadema setosum chromosome 7, eeDiaSeto1, whole genome shotgun sequence genome:
- the LOC140230596 gene encoding GPI mannosyltransferase 3-like has translation MYLGVYWNNPMEPFLNPSLFSLFVSLCMMYYSAMAYNLRARPGIQVETLGPIDHERAKDSSRRAKQKGLWSDPKIATFLLLFRWLNVALVQTSFVPDEYWQSLEVAHKMVFGYGYLTWEWQSGLRGYTYPALFAAQYKVLAMLNLDYPLVLIFAPRILQATFSAIGDFCLYKVSCLLHGHSVGKWTLILNLASWYVFYSATRTLTNTMEACLTSVGLYFFPWPKDWLYDKKISQTRNSWLFAAVVALACLVRPTAVIQWLPLCLWHVNLGRQWNEIFPPSFFITLLEVLRVVMVFYLPVGVGAILISLLVDRLFYGHWVCVQKNFIDFNFINDFGAFYGTHSWHWYFTQGFPVVMGTHIPCFLMGAKMTFRRHSILLFTVVWTICIYSFASHKEFRFIYPIVPICMLFCGMFMEHIHQTGKSTPLVLYLLLNIPACVFFGLLHQRGVLDVMGHARQLAQEHVAGQQRSLLFLMPCHSTPYYSFVHEELPMRFLECPPNLQRAADYVDESSQFYSDPVGWLRTEYKDSHHLPTHLILFDVLQPDIQDFLTENGYREVSNYFHTHLPEGKMGRRVLLFARGEERLDDDR, from the exons atgtatttaggGGTCTATTGGAATAACCCAATGGAACCTTTCCTGAATCCTTCtttgttttcgttgtttgtATCACTTTGTATGATGTACTATAGTGCCATGGCATACAATCTACGAGCAAGACCTGGGATTCAAGTAGAGACCCTCGGACCCATTGACCATGAGAGGGCGAAGGACTCGTCGAGGAGGGCGAAACAGAAGGGCTTATGGTCTGACCCCAAGATTGCTACATTCCTCTTGCTCTTCAGATGGCTCAATGTAGCCCTGGTGCAGACATCTTTTGTCCCAGATGAATATTGGCAGTCGCTGGAGGTGGCTCACAAAATGGTCTTTGG ATATGGCTACCTCACATGGGAGTGGCAGTCTGGACTTAGGGGGTACACCTACCCTGCCCTGTTTGCAGCTCAATACAAGGTCCTTGCCATGCTTAATCTGGATTATCCATTAGTCTTG ATTTTTGCTCCACGCATTCTACAAGCGACATTTTCAGCAATAGGAGATTTTTGTCTGTACAAAGTGTCTTGCCTTCTCCATGGACACAGTGTCGGAAAATGGACA CTTATTTTGAATCTAGCCTCGTGGTATGTGTTCTACAGTGCAACTCGAACCCTAACCAACACTATGGAGGCCTGTTTAACATCAGTTGGCCTGTACTTCTTCCCATGGCCGAAGGATTGGCTTTATGACAAGAAGATTAGCCAGACAAG AAACTCATGGCTCTTTGCTGCAGTCGTTGCCCTAGCTTGCCTCGTTCGACCGACAGCTGTCATTCAGTGGCTCCCTCTGTGTCTGTGGCATGTCAACCTCGGCCGACAATGGAATGAGATCTTTCCGCCAAG tTTCTTCATTACATTGCTGGAAGTACTGCGAGTAGTCATGGTTTTCTATCTACCTGTGGG TGTGGGTGCCATCTTGATTTCCCTCTTGGTAGACAGACTGTTTTATGGCCAT TGGGTGTGCGTTCAGAAGAACTTCATAGACTTCAACTTCATCAATGACTTTGGTGCGTTCTATGGAACGCACTCTTGGCATTGGTATTTCACGCAGGGCTTTCCGGTTGTCATGGGAACCCACATACCATGCTTCCTCATGGGGGCCAAAATGACATTTAGGAGGCACAGTATTCTCTTATTCACCGTAGTTTGGACCATATGCATCTATAG TTTCGCAAGTCACAAGGAGTTCCGCTTCATTTATCCTATAGTGCCCATCTGTATGTTATTTTGTG GTATGTTTATGGAGCACATTCATCAGACAGGCAAGTCCACCCCGCTGGTTCTCTACCTACTGCTGAACATCCCAGCGTGTGTCTTCTTTGGGCTGCTGCACCAGAGAGGGGTGCTGGATGTCATGGGCCACGCCCGACAACTGGCTCAGGAGCATGTTGCCGGGCAACAGAGGTCCTTGCTTTTTCTCATGCCTTGCCACTCTACACCATattacag CTTTGTCCATGAGGAACTACCCATGCGCTTCCTGGAATGCCCGCCAAATCTCCAGAGGGCAGCAGACTATGTGGACGAATCCTCTCAGTTTTACAGCGACCCAGTGGGATGGCTCAGAACAGAGTACAAAGACTCGCACCACCTTCCCACTCACCTCATTCTATTTGATGTGTTGCAACCA GATATTCAGGACTTCTTGACAGAAAACGGATATCGGGAG GTTTCAAACTACTTCCACACTCACCTGCCTGAGGGAAAGATGGGACGACGTGTCCTCCTCTTCGCTCGCGGAGAAGAGCGGCTAGATGATGACAGATGA